The following are from one region of the Chloracidobacterium sp. genome:
- a CDS encoding WG repeat-containing protein, producing MRNSLYGYADSRGRVVIKPRFHLAEPFSEGLATVSVCTEDGWRWGFISETGSFVINPRFHDSKSFREGVAGVKVGDKWGFVNKNGELTIDATFDDEFAVDFEFREGLSAVKVNEKYGFIDLSGKLVISADFDFAENFSEGLARVIIDDKAGFIDRTGKIVIPPKYDRASRFSEGLGLVNIGWTPDKNSDDPGYNSGKWYYIDVAGKNVFPTGYEYAEAFSEGLALVRVNGKIGYINVSGAYVIAPRFDSGESFSEGLAAVEVNDRWGYIDTTGRFVIFPRFQAASSFNNGYAGIRRLTRKYLYIDYIDKKGEFVMTQSKTKVGVWLGNADCPARTS from the coding sequence ATGCGAAATAGTCTCTATGGCTACGCAGATTCTCGTGGCAGGGTAGTGATCAAGCCGAGGTTTCATTTGGCCGAGCCATTCTCGGAAGGACTTGCGACCGTAAGCGTCTGCACCGAAGACGGTTGGCGGTGGGGTTTCATAAGCGAGACGGGCTCGTTTGTTATAAACCCCAGATTTCACGATTCAAAGTCATTTCGCGAGGGTGTCGCTGGAGTAAAGGTCGGCGACAAGTGGGGATTCGTAAATAAGAATGGTGAGTTGACGATCGACGCTACGTTCGACGACGAGTTTGCTGTCGACTTTGAATTTCGGGAGGGCCTGTCTGCCGTAAAAGTAAACGAGAAATATGGCTTCATTGACCTTTCGGGAAAGCTTGTAATCTCTGCCGACTTTGACTTCGCTGAGAACTTTTCGGAGGGCTTGGCGAGAGTAATAATCGATGATAAAGCGGGCTTTATCGATCGTACTGGAAAGATCGTAATACCACCCAAATATGATAGAGCTTCCAGATTTTCTGAGGGACTCGGTCTTGTCAACATTGGTTGGACCCCCGACAAGAATAGCGACGATCCCGGCTACAACTCAGGCAAATGGTATTACATTGACGTTGCCGGCAAGAACGTTTTTCCGACAGGGTACGAATATGCCGAAGCGTTTTCCGAAGGCTTGGCATTGGTGAGAGTAAACGGCAAAATTGGATACATTAATGTGAGTGGAGCCTACGTAATCGCCCCTCGTTTCGACAGTGGAGAGAGTTTCTCGGAAGGGCTCGCAGCGGTAGAGGTGAACGACCGGTGGGGATACATCGACACGACGGGGAGATTTGTTATCTTCCCTCGGTTTCAAGCGGCGTCGAGCTTTAATAACGGCTATGCGGGAATCAGGCGCCTCACTCGAAAATACCTGTACATCGACTACATTGACAAGAAGGGTGAGTTCGTTATGACTCAAAGCAAAACAAAGGTAGGCGTCTGGTTGGGAAATGCAGATTGCCCAGCGAGAACAAGCTAG
- a CDS encoding methyltransferase regulatory domain-containing protein: MPDIEKSSSYDEVPYPSFTFPQTHPNRLAAMARLFGLRTADPEKCRVLELGCGDGTNLLSFAYVLPHSEFVGIDLSATHIDAAKAALCELGLLNALFHQMDLMEFDSAQNGEFDFIIAHGLVSWVPDFVRERVFAIFRDCLTPNGVGYVSYNAFPGCRTRQVAWDLMKFHAGAVKDPKHKVEQGLAALDFVANATDDEYGYRSLLKLERDQIAGRSLPNVIHDDFGEVNKPFYFHEVASMLDRAGLQYVCEAEPTSMNDGPIPAEVLSSLPSAVDDIVRREQYLDFIKFRRFRSNLFCRNDIELDRKIDPLVFEDLMISGRVTSDSSDAAIKDGSIVRFVAPNGTSVSISHPLTKVMVAYLGSVWSQAVGFKDLVMIAGSALGESEVADADRKQAATFLLQMLFAGFIEIHLFRPNLTSEVSDMPAASVFARWQAKKGCGSVTTLWGLNVDTSDVFMTVLLELLDGTRNHAMLVDAVKSSIEVPEEQREGFYRQLPTMVIAKVEELARFGFLVS, from the coding sequence ATGCCCGATATCGAAAAATCAAGTTCGTATGATGAGGTTCCCTATCCCAGCTTCACATTTCCGCAAACCCATCCGAACCGGCTTGCCGCGATGGCAAGGTTGTTTGGTTTACGGACGGCTGATCCCGAGAAATGCCGCGTCCTGGAATTAGGATGTGGCGATGGAACGAATCTACTATCGTTCGCATACGTGCTTCCCCACAGCGAGTTTGTCGGCATCGATCTATCGGCGACCCATATTGATGCAGCCAAGGCGGCGCTTTGCGAGCTGGGACTTTTGAATGCTTTGTTCCATCAAATGGACCTGATGGAATTTGATTCTGCGCAAAACGGGGAATTCGATTTCATAATTGCCCACGGGCTAGTTTCATGGGTACCCGACTTTGTCCGTGAAAGGGTTTTCGCTATCTTCCGCGATTGCCTTACACCCAATGGCGTTGGCTACGTTAGTTACAATGCTTTCCCGGGCTGCAGGACTCGCCAGGTTGCATGGGATCTGATGAAATTTCATGCAGGCGCGGTCAAAGATCCAAAACACAAGGTCGAGCAGGGGTTGGCCGCTCTCGATTTTGTGGCAAATGCCACTGACGATGAATACGGCTATCGGTCACTTTTGAAACTTGAACGAGATCAGATCGCGGGACGATCGCTACCTAACGTGATCCATGACGATTTTGGAGAAGTAAATAAACCCTTCTATTTTCACGAGGTTGCGTCGATGCTGGACCGAGCAGGTCTTCAATACGTTTGCGAGGCAGAACCGACCTCAATGAACGATGGCCCAATTCCTGCCGAGGTGCTTAGCAGTCTTCCCTCTGCCGTAGACGACATTGTTCGCCGCGAGCAGTATCTGGACTTTATAAAATTCAGAAGGTTTCGCAGCAATTTGTTCTGCCGGAATGACATAGAACTTGACAGAAAGATCGATCCCCTAGTGTTTGAGGATCTCATGATATCCGGAAGGGTCACAAGCGATTCCTCGGACGCTGCGATCAAGGATGGGTCCATAGTGAGATTCGTTGCCCCAAACGGCACGTCTGTTTCAATCAGCCATCCTTTAACAAAGGTCATGGTCGCCTACCTCGGCTCTGTATGGTCACAGGCCGTCGGATTCAAAGATCTTGTGATGATCGCGGGAAGTGCGTTGGGCGAATCAGAAGTTGCCGACGCTGATAGGAAGCAGGCGGCCACATTCCTTCTGCAGATGCTCTTTGCTGGATTTATAGAAATTCATCTATTCCGGCCAAACCTCACTAGCGAAGTCTCAGACATGCCGGCAGCAAGCGTTTTTGCCCGTTGGCAGGCCAAGAAAGGCTGCGGCAGCGTAACGACTTTATGGGGTTTGAACGTTGATACCAGCGATGTATTCATGACCGTATTACTGGAGCTTCTCGACGGCACTCGAAATCATGCGATGCTAGTGGATGCGGTCAAGTCCAGCATCGAAGTTCCCGAAGAGCAAAGAGAGGGCTTCTACCGACAATTGCCAACAATGGTCATCGCCAAAGTCGAGGAATTAGCCAGATTCGGATTTTTAGTTTCGTAG
- a CDS encoding HAD hydrolase family protein: MNIPNDVFEIARGVALLLMDCDGVLTDGRLFFTDKGELMKAFHVRDGQGIQLWHAAGFSSGIISGRDSGGIIRARAEELGIRYLHAGSRDKVLDFEMIISDAGLEPSQVAYIGDDVGDLGLMSIVGLPVAVGDALPSVKAEARYVTSADGGNGAVRELCELLLAAKSAKSIHIA; this comes from the coding sequence ATGAATATCCCCAATGATGTTTTCGAGATCGCTAGAGGCGTTGCACTGCTTTTGATGGACTGCGACGGCGTTCTTACCGACGGCCGATTGTTTTTCACTGATAAGGGCGAGTTGATGAAAGCGTTCCACGTTCGAGACGGACAGGGCATTCAGTTGTGGCACGCGGCTGGATTCAGTTCCGGGATCATTTCGGGACGAGACTCGGGTGGCATTATTCGAGCTCGAGCCGAAGAGCTCGGGATACGCTACCTGCATGCAGGTTCACGCGACAAAGTGCTCGATTTTGAGATGATAATCTCCGATGCCGGGCTCGAGCCCTCGCAAGTGGCTTACATCGGTGATGATGTCGGCGATCTCGGGCTAATGTCAATAGTCGGGCTGCCGGTCGCGGTCGGAGATGCATTACCGTCCGTAAAGGCCGAGGCAAGATACGTTACGTCGGCTGACGGTGGCAACGGAGCTGTGCGAGAGCTTTGCGAACTGTTGCTTGCGGCGAAATCAGCGAAGTCGATCCATATTGCCTGA
- a CDS encoding tetratricopeptide repeat protein, with product MKFLNIVLLLICCPILVPAQSDNRISATWYVEKYDINATLPTAEIDRNLSVRATLQLRNVTSRPASSLTLRISPNASVSTIRINDAVTEFAKSEEKIGTASLQRVATRLPSVAAGATITAVVEYKLSVPDNTGFSSLTPISSQFLPLSFWYPTPNSWYFARGADHAPTRVQVAAPVGLTIVAAGTETAGSFDNKLNGQPFFFAGQWDRIESSGVTVFVPKGPGAEAQSRAADLASIAVEARSFTAELLGSPPSAPIRIIGVRRGAGYAGGGTISVDEGVFRRGKVDSLTAMTIAESVVKTWIGDSVAISDDGSGVLREGLSRYLATQFIESKYGRDIADIERMRQRNAYAAVSRRDAPLNTVAPLDDYYFAAVANKGAMFWRLLERRTGRTEFYTSIRSKMNGGRMTLADIRTAFLSQKEFVDGMLDQITETNLQAGLPLMVGGEAKVALRNTGAFDVTVNVVATMANGEKMSAPASIKARSFGEIVFRTSSKITRVEIDPEKLYPQVDYSDDVAPRETTDSDLLLAVKRDFDRQAFPSAEKTAVNVLRDFPRFDDVRLLLARSLLAQNKITEAEAQFKAVLDEKLPTSRNIAWANVGLADIASRTGRSADSIRFAEAAVRADAEYGASLAARAIRNKTSASAAVDEAIKAYFMQFDRAAISNRKADFDQLIVPGDINRFISGISGQATEWKTQPLQVDILDANSVLVEANISARLLTREPESGTAVYRLTRIGGNWRLSGVEIFEVR from the coding sequence ATGAAATTTCTAAACATTGTATTGTTGCTCATATGCTGTCCGATCCTCGTCCCGGCTCAGTCCGACAATCGCATATCCGCGACGTGGTATGTGGAAAAATATGATATCAATGCGACACTGCCGACCGCAGAGATCGATCGAAATCTTTCGGTCAGAGCGACACTTCAGTTGCGAAATGTGACATCGCGTCCAGCTTCGAGCTTGACTCTTCGGATAAGTCCGAACGCCTCCGTCAGCACGATACGCATCAACGACGCCGTCACCGAGTTTGCGAAAAGCGAAGAGAAGATCGGAACAGCAAGTCTGCAGCGCGTCGCGACCCGACTTCCATCGGTCGCCGCCGGTGCTACGATCACCGCAGTCGTCGAATACAAGTTGAGCGTTCCTGACAACACCGGATTTAGTTCATTGACCCCCATCTCATCACAGTTTCTTCCACTGTCGTTTTGGTACCCGACACCGAACAGCTGGTACTTTGCTCGCGGAGCAGATCATGCTCCGACGCGGGTGCAGGTTGCAGCACCGGTCGGACTAACGATAGTCGCCGCCGGAACCGAAACAGCCGGCTCCTTCGATAATAAATTGAACGGACAGCCGTTTTTCTTTGCAGGACAATGGGATCGTATCGAGAGCTCGGGTGTAACCGTTTTCGTTCCAAAAGGACCTGGTGCCGAAGCTCAAAGCCGGGCAGCCGATTTGGCATCGATCGCGGTTGAAGCAAGGTCGTTCACAGCCGAACTACTTGGTTCGCCGCCGTCTGCTCCAATTCGGATCATCGGGGTACGCCGGGGTGCGGGTTACGCAGGCGGTGGAACGATATCGGTCGACGAAGGTGTGTTTCGCCGAGGTAAGGTCGACTCTTTGACCGCTATGACGATCGCTGAATCGGTCGTCAAGACGTGGATCGGCGATTCGGTCGCGATTTCGGATGACGGCAGCGGCGTTCTTCGAGAAGGGCTTTCAAGATATCTGGCAACACAGTTCATTGAAAGCAAGTATGGCCGGGATATTGCGGACATCGAGCGTATGCGGCAACGAAACGCCTATGCCGCGGTCTCGCGGCGCGACGCTCCGCTGAACACTGTTGCTCCGCTGGACGATTACTATTTTGCGGCAGTCGCAAATAAAGGTGCCATGTTTTGGCGTCTTCTCGAACGCCGAACGGGTCGAACCGAATTTTACACATCGATCAGATCGAAAATGAACGGTGGGCGAATGACGCTTGCGGATATTCGGACCGCGTTTCTATCACAGAAGGAATTTGTCGATGGAATGCTCGACCAGATCACTGAAACAAACCTGCAGGCAGGCTTGCCACTGATGGTGGGTGGTGAGGCTAAGGTCGCGCTTCGGAATACGGGCGCGTTCGACGTAACTGTAAATGTCGTTGCGACCATGGCAAACGGTGAAAAAATGTCTGCGCCTGCTTCGATCAAGGCGAGGAGTTTCGGCGAGATCGTCTTTCGGACGAGCAGCAAAATAACGCGAGTCGAGATCGACCCTGAAAAGCTATATCCACAGGTCGATTACTCTGACGACGTTGCTCCTCGCGAAACGACTGACAGCGACCTTCTGCTTGCAGTCAAAAGAGATTTCGATCGACAGGCATTTCCCTCGGCCGAAAAGACGGCTGTGAATGTCCTTCGAGACTTTCCGCGTTTTGACGACGTCCGGTTACTGCTCGCGCGTTCATTACTTGCTCAGAATAAGATCACTGAAGCAGAGGCTCAGTTCAAGGCCGTTTTGGACGAAAAGCTTCCCACCTCAAGAAACATCGCATGGGCAAACGTCGGGCTTGCTGATATCGCATCGAGAACAGGACGTAGCGCGGATTCGATAAGATTTGCCGAAGCTGCCGTCCGGGCCGATGCAGAATACGGTGCAAGTCTTGCCGCACGAGCGATCAGAAACAAGACCTCAGCCTCAGCCGCCGTTGACGAAGCGATCAAGGCGTATTTTATGCAATTCGATAGGGCAGCGATCTCGAACCGAAAGGCCGACTTCGATCAGCTGATCGTTCCGGGAGACATCAATCGATTTATCAGCGGTATCTCAGGACAAGCAACAGAATGGAAAACCCAGCCGTTGCAGGTCGATATTCTCGACGCTAATTCGGTTTTGGTCGAAGCGAATATCTCGGCCCGACTTCTAACCCGCGAACCGGAATCGGGTACGGCGGTTTATCGCCTCACTCGAATTGGCGGAAATTGGAGGCTCAGCGGCGTAGAGATCTTTGAAGTCAGATAG